Proteins encoded together in one Coffea arabica cultivar ET-39 chromosome 2c, Coffea Arabica ET-39 HiFi, whole genome shotgun sequence window:
- the LOC113725760 gene encoding probable pectate lyase 12, which produces MLLPPDLCSILRIPFLILLLSLPAKASSFNLTLPNQHPYPEAVAHEVQRKVNASLSRRELLSTTVHDQAQCLTGNPIDDCWKCDPNWANNRQRLADCAIGFGQAAMGGKGGQIYVVTDSSDHDAANPTPGTLRHAVIQDEPLWIIFAANMQIKLKHELIVNSFKTIDGRGANVEITGGGCITLQYVSNIIIHNIHIYDCVPSGNTNIRSSPTHVGWRGKSDGDGISIFSSRNLWIDHCALSHCTDGLIDAIMGSTAITISNSFFTHHNEVMLLGHDDKYLPDSGMQVTIAFNHFGVGLVQRMPRCRRGYIHVVNNDFTEWKMYAIGGSANPTINSQGNRYIAPPDPDAKEVTKRVETDEKDWSDWNWRTDGDMMVNGAFFVPSGEGLSAQYARATSVEPKSSGLIDQLTFNSGVLGGPRDNSVSMSYGGGSTTGDSANGYGGSGSTPGGDGDFFGMIFGSGAPPPPPPPTASALVFWSLLIILILCMITNQGALL; this is translated from the exons ATGCTTCTTCCTCCTGACTTGTGCAGCATTCTGCGAATTCCCTTCTTAATCTTGTTGCTCTCCCTCCCTGCTAAAGCCTCCTCTTTCAATCTCACCCTCCCCAACCAACACCCCTACCCTGAGGCTGTGGCTCATGAAGTACAAAG GAAGGTAAATGCATCTTTATCGCGAAGAGAACTACTCTCCACAACGGTCCACGACCAAGCCCAATGCCTGACCGGCAACCCAATAGATGACTGCTGGAAATGCGACCCCAACTGGGCCAACAACCGCCAGCGCCTGGCCGACTGCGCCATTGGGTTCGGCCAAGCCGCAATGGGCGGCAAAGGTGGCCAGATCTACGTGGTCACCGACTCCTCCGACCACGACGCCGCGAACCCAACTCCGGGCACCCTCCGGCACGCCGTCATCCAAGACGAACCCCTCTGGATAATTTTTGCGGCCAACATGCAAATCAAGCTTAAGCATGAACTAATCGTGAACAGCTTCAAGACCATTGACGGTCGAGGGGCAAATGTGGAAATCACTGGGGGTGGCTGTATAACGTTACAGTACGTAAGCAACATCATTATTCATAACATTCACATTTACGACTGTGTCCCTAGCGGAAACACTAACATACGGTCGAGTCCAACGCATGTTGGGTGGAGAGGGAAATCCGACGGTGATGGGATCTCGATATTTTCGTCCAGGAATCTTTGGATTGATCATTGTGCGCTTTCTCATTGTACCGATGGGTTGATTGATGCTATCATGGGTTCCACTGCCATTACCATCTCTAATAGCTTTTTTACCCATCACAATGAAGTCATGTTGCTTGGCCATGATGATAAGTATTTACCCGATTCCGGCATGCAG GTGACAATTGCGTTTAATCATTTTGGAGTGGGGTTAGTACAGCGTATGCCAAGGTGCAGGAGAGGGTACATACACGTGGTGAACAATGACTTCACAGAATGGAAGATGTATGCAATTGGTGGTAGTGCTAATCCTACCATCAATAGTCAGGGAAATAGGTACATCGCCCCGCCCGACCCGGATGCCAAGGAG GTGACAAAGCGCGTGGAAACAGACGAGAAGGACTGGAGTGACTGGAACTGGAGGACGGACGGGGACATGATGGTAAATGGAGCGTTCTTCGTCCCCTCGGGCGAGGGGCTGAGCGCCCAATATGCTAGGGCCACCAGCGTCGAGCCCAAGTCTTCTGGACTTATTGACCAGCTAACTTTCAACTCCGGTGTCCTTGGTGGGCCCAG GGACAACAGCGTTAGCATGTCCTACGGCGGGGGGTCTACCACCGGAGACAGCGCCAACGGTTATGGCGGTTCGGGGTCCACTCCTGGCGGAGATGGCGACTTCTTCGGTATGATATTTGGCAGCGGcgcaccaccacctcctcctcctcctacaGCATCCGCGCTCGTCTTTTGGTCTCTtctaattattttaattttgtgcATGATCACCAACCAAGGTGCTCTACTATGA